From the Colletotrichum lupini chromosome 1, complete sequence genome, the window CACGCCCGAGGGGTCCCACTTGGTCTTGATGGTGAGCAACTTGTCATAGTTGCCGCCAAAGAACTTCTCCTTCCAGTCGGGGATGTTGAAGTCGGCCTCGTTGACGTAGTTTCCGGACCCGGGCGTCGCGGCCTCGATGGGCGGGATGATTTCTTCCGTCATGGTCTTCTGGTCCCCCTTCATCTGCTCCCAGTCGGCCGGGTCGTTGCTCCACGCCGTCGAGTACTGCACGTGGATGGCAGCCTTGCGGAAGTGCGGGTTCACGGCGTTGTCGACGCCCGCGGGCGCCGTGGCGTTGAGGGCCACGCCGGCGGAGAGGACGCCGTGGTTGTCGGCGCCGTAGCGGATGGCTGAGACGTAGGCCGCGCGGGCGGTGGTGTCTGTTAGGACGGAGCGGGGCACGAGGCGGGAGCCAAAGTTGTAGGACTCGACCTCGACGTGGCCGTAGGGGAGGGGACCCATCCACTTGTCGTAGTGGTCGCGGTAGCTCGAGTAGTTTGTGGCGGCGGAAGAGTAGGGGATGGAGAGGTTGGCGAGGACGTCGAGGAAGGGCTGGAGGATGGTCTTTGCCTCCTCGGCCGTCTTGTTGTAGGCCGTGAGAGGGTTGATGGCGAAGACGCTGCTGCTGTAGAGGAAGACGACCATGGCGCCCTGGTCGGTCATGCCGGGGAGGAGGGAGTGGAAGGCGTCGAGCATCTGCCACCACTTCTCTTGGGTGGTGTACGAAGCAGCAGTCTGGAGACCAACGCCGCCGATGGTGGCGTCGGGGTATGCGCGGACGGTGACGGCGGTAACGACGCCGAAGGTTCCGGGGCCGCCGCCACTGAGGGCCCAGAAGAGGTCCGCGTTCTCCGTGCGGGAGGCGGTGACGATCTTGCCGTCGGCGGTGACGACCTCGTACTCGAGCGCCTGGTCGGCGGCCATACCAAAGTTGGTGGTGAGGGCCGAGTGGCCACCGCCCTGGATGTAGCCTCCGGCGGGACCGACGGTGGGACATTcgccgccgacgacgacgaggccGGCGGTCTTGCCGGCCTCGGTGAGTTCATAGCCGAGAACGCCGGCGCCCATCTTGATTGCGGGGCCGGACCAGAGGTCATCGGACCAAGTGGTCACGGTGATCTCCTTGAGTTTGTGGGTCCATGCCGCGAGGGCTCCGGCACCGGTTGAGCGGCCAAGATGGCTGAGTCGTTGGTTAGCGATAATGCTTCGTGGGCGGGATGGCGCTTATAGGTGCGGATGAGACTTACTCATGACCCGTGTTGCGGACGAGGAATCTGATGTTGTTCTCCCGCGCAAAGTTGATGGTCTCGACAACATCTTGGGCAGATGTCACCTCAACAGCATAGTTGACGTAGTTTCCGAGCAGACACGGAAGCGTGCGATCCGTGAAGGGGTCGCAGGACTGGTTGGCGAAATAGCTCTGCATcacggaagaggaggaggggaagcTGAGGGGTTTGTTAGTCGATATTCCGCATAACTTGAGAGATCAAGTATGAGCTTACTGAGTCTCGGGAAGAGTCCACGAGTTTTGCAGCGCCGTGCAGGCAGCCTCGTCGTAGTTGGGGTCGTGACACACGGAGCCAATGGGCACGGTGGCGATGAGCTTGCCGCTGACAGTGGTGTTGAGGGTATCCCAAGCCGTCGTGGCGGGCCAGCTGGCGTCGCCGGGGAGGGAGCGGCACGTAGCATTCTCGACGCGCTTGGGGAGAAGGCCCGCGGCAGCGAAGGGCGCGGCGACCCTGGCCGCCGTTGCGATGACGGCGGAGGACTTCATCTTGACAGGGCTGAAGAGAGAAAGGAGCGGAACGGAGGAAAGTCTTGGAGCCTTGAGGAAGGGGACGGGAAGGGGATGGCCGACCCGAGGGGGGATATTAAAGAATGACTAGGCTGCAGGGAAGACTCCTGACGAGTTCATCAAGTGGGAGGGCCATGATGGAGAGTCTTTATATTGAGGAGAAGCAAACTGCATTGGAGAATCGAGAGACAGGTCGTGAATGACCAGGGATCTGTTTACGGCGCGACGGCGAGCTTTCCTGGCCCTGCTAGGCGGGCTGTGTTGCTTGAGGCATGGTGCTTGAGGCATGGGGGCGGATAATGGATGTCAATCTCCCTTCTCGACTGGGTACTGTGTGAGGAGCAGCGTGAGTGTGTGTCGAGAGTCGAGGAGTCGAGAGTTCTCCTCCTCCCACGACACGCCTGGGGCCCGTTGCTGGGATTATCCCCCTTTGAGCAGCATGCTCCGGGATAGTGTGGTGGCTACGGGGTAGATGCGGAGCCCCCCCTTCAGCCTTTGCTCTCTCTTTTGCCCTCTCTTTCGCAGAGTCTCTCACAGACTCACACACACTCTCTCCTTGATTCCATGAGGCTTGAAGCGAGGCATGGACCAGGGCAGTTGTGTGCCATCCACACCTTGCACTTACTTCTCGTCCGCTCTTCTGCTTTGACCACGGGGATCGACACGAGGTTCTGTTGCGTAGAACAAGAAGAATTGGCATCCGTCCGGGAGTCCTCCGAAGCCGAAGAAAGAAGACGGGGGCTTAGATGTCAGAAGAGGGAAATGAGACGTGCGTAATCTGTCGTTCGATTGCGGCAGGCTTCTGGAAGGGGATGTGGAACAAAGTTGACCAAGTATTGACTTTTGCATGAAATTCGAATCTCGCAAACTGCCGGGGGTGCTGGTCAAAGCGGCTGGAATGGGATGAACAAACAGGATGACAGCACAAACCGCTTACTCTGGCACTTCTCAACTCTACACACAAACCCAGTGTGAATGCGAAGTGATTGCGACCAAGTGCGAGGAACCTAATCAACGGGTCAACGTATCGGTATGGGCCTCACCCCCCTGTTGGCGCTAGGTGTTGTGAACTCGTGGAGTTTGCCTCGGCCCCGATGATCAGTGTTCCCCTACTGGACCAGTCGAGGTCCGACGGAGAACCCAAGAAGCCCCTGTATTTCCCCTTGATCTGGATCCTTCGCGCCTGCAATCCGGGTCTCCATGCCTTCTTGCGCGTGCTCGTTCACTCTGTTCCTGCAGCACAGGCCCTGATGCCGGTTCCGTTACTACATGACTGGCGGACAATTGGACGATGGGGGCCGTCGCGTGTCCTTGACGTTGGGTGGAAGTTGGGATCAACGGGAAGGGCTGATGGGACCTGTTCTTTTTCTGCCCTACGCTGATTGAGTACGGATGAACGCCCGCTGATTCGTATAAACACTGACACGAATGAGATTTTGGTGGTGTCTGTGTTGACTTGACTTGCTAGGTTGAGAACGCCGTCTATTTTGAGTTGAAAGAACAAAGCGTCAGCTAAGACATGCATACATAGCACGCGCTCCGAGTGTGCCGGTGTGGGGGACTGACGGCATTCATCGATCAAGAAATCTCTTGTCGTCTTTCCTTCTTTTTCCAATGGTTGGATGGACTTGTTCCCTCTTTGGGCAAAGGCAGACACACCATTCTGCGAAAACCAACAACAACCGAGTTCCAACAAACTAAACAAGATCGAATCTGCCGGAGCAGAAAACAATAGTTTGCCGCCTCTCCCGTGAGGAACCACGCCACACAACCGCATGAGGTAGCAAACACAGAAACGCCGTTACGGCAGCCATTCGTTTCTGTCTAAAACGCAGTTTCTCCGTGGTGTCCGCTCAATAGCATCAGCCACTAGCGCCGCCGTTGTGTTTCCCATCAGGATTTAGGTGCGGCGTTTGTGGCCAGTTCAAGCTTCTCAACGGCCCTCTCCCGCGAAGACCAAAGTTTAGTTCTCTTAGCCAGACCGTCCCAACGTTCCAAGGGGGCCCGCGATGTCACTCACTAGCCTCGGGGGCAAAGGACGGAAAAGACGCAAAGGTAAGGGGGGTCTTTTGGCAGGCTGGCACGTTGTGCCAACGTCGCATGTGGCGACATCGAACCATGCGCCCATAAAACTTCGGCGATATATTCCAAAGAAGTCTCTGATGTAGGTCGTCGAGTCCAACATCCAACGTCCAACAGCCCCGCAAAGGCTCAGTGAGAGGGGGCAGGCAGTTGGGGGGATCCAACCGCAACCCTATGCGAAGCAGCGaatctcttagcttcggAAGAGTGCCGAACCTGGCATCTTCCCGCTGCGCCTCTGAACGTTGCAGGAGAACAACAGCCAGCATGCCAGCAGCTCGAACCCAGTCTTacctctcttcttctttttttctctttcggCGTTTGTGTTTGCTTACGGAATACCAATACCTTGCTTGCCATCGCGCCAACATGTTCTGCAATTCCACTTTGGCGCCAACACGTGCTGGTGCCAACGGGGTGAGGGGCCGGGAGGCGAACCGGTGGATTCGGATGGGGATGTCTGCGCCGGGATCATCTCGGGGATCAAGTCTTCTTTCGAAGCTCGTGCGCAACGTTAGTTTGATGGAGTCTTCAAAAGACAATAGAGGAGTAGTATAGACTAGTACGGGGAGAGCCTAGGAGGCTGACGCAACTTCCTCCCATGTCTATCCGTACATGTGTCTATATTCCGATGGTGGGGGCCGTTTTTATCTACGGACACGTCCTATGCTCCTTTTGCTCTGTTCTTCTGTCTCCTTCGGGAAGGAAGATGTGCGGCTCTGCCTATTGTCGTCCTCCTCAATCCGTATCTTGCAGCTATTGTCCGTCGCCATGGCCCGGGTCTATCGGTGTTTGCCAAGTCTCTAGACTGTGTTGCATTGCAGGACAATCCACGGATCCCGGAGAGGCCTGGCGGTGGCAATCATTCTCACGTGGACAAATCTCCAGGTTCCGAGGTCGTGTTCACTGAATGCTACTTTGAGGAATACGCGGTCCACGACCGAGTAGGCTAGCGCGCCACCGACTCGGAGAGATACATAACGGCTGAGGCTTATCACGATGCCGCTGCCGGCTGTCAGCTGTCACTGTTTACTTGGGCAGGGTCGGCCGCCGGCAGCGAGTTTGTCCCCGGCGACGAGACCCCAATTCAGATGTGGTTGCCGGTGGATGAACCCTGAGAACGTCTCAGGTACGTCTTCGCTGTCGGTGAACTGCCATGTCCGAATGGAAACGATATGCCGGACTCGGGACTCAGTGTATGTTTTCTCTTGCGGCATTAAACATTTGCAAAGGAGGCGCAGAGTGGTTTGAGGGTTGGGGATAGACTTGGCGTGAGTTTTATTGAAAACACAGTGGTTCCCAGGCACTGCCTGGAGTTTAAGTGAGTCTAGATATGCCGTTTCTTTATACCTATCTTCCGTTTTATTCATTATGACTTGAGACAGTGGACGATGAGCAGCCGGGGTCCTCCTGATGCACGAGGAATACCGGGGGACAATACGCACTCATTGCCTGAATCACTGGATACCCAGCAGCCCGCCTCCGCAGACCTTATGAGGAGTCTACTGTCATCCCATTCTAACAACAAGTATCGAGTCTGATAACCGAGGGATGAATGTCGTGAAGTCTTGTTTAGTCCGTGATGTTCCGGTGCTATTTGGGCTCCGGTGTTTGACCCTCGGTCGGCTCCTGTTGTTTTTGAGTTTTTGAATTCTGTCAAGATGTCCAATCGAACCTCTCCTGTTGCGTGAAGCACTTAAGGTAACGTGGTAGATTCTCGTCAGTAGCTAAATGTCACTCATCACATGATGAGCTGGTTGTATGTAGCAGTCGCTTGGCAAAGTCGTGCTCGGCACGGACAATGCTACCCAAGGCAAGGTAAGGGGATTCTGAAGATCGTGACACACTTGGCGGCGGGTGCCTCTGCAACGCTACCTCATCTTTGCCATTTGCGGGGTTGAACGCATCTCATTGAACGCCCAGCATTCTCCGTTCTCGTCCCAAATGACTTCTTCAGATTCTTCCACGATGAAAGGAGAGAAATCATTGATGGATACTCAAATGAGGTCAGGATAAGCGAGACTCGAGGGCTTATGAGAATTCGTATACGACTCCTTCTAAATACTCCTCAGCCACATGCCTCTAGATCCTCTAGTGACAGGAGGACAAGAGAACTGACCCCAGTACCTCACTCCTTCTTTCCAGGCAATCCGTTACTATACCTCCCGATCCTTCCCGCACAGATTCAGATCGACATGAAGACTTACTGCTTCCAAAAATGTCTTCCGATCGCTTGTCTGTGAATGCAAGGGGCTTTTATTCGGGTACGTGTTTGTGCAGCCTGCGTGCCGTGCCGCCCATCGCCAAGTCCCTTTGCCACAATCCTACACTGGATGCTCCTGACGATCTAGGAAAGAATTGCTCTCAGGCCGTTAACTAGCCGACGCATCTGCACGAAACCCGCATACGTAGAAACGTGTATCCGGGTATTCATGGTCTTGTCCACAAAAGCAACTCATCAAGAGCCGCCATGGATTAGAAAGATTCGTAGAAACATGAAAACTTGTATGCTTGCTCATCAACTTGGCTTCATTAACGATTTCAAATAAAGGCCACAAAAGGCGACCCAAGAACACGCCCACTCGAATCAATTTTGACGCCTTCTTTCCTCAACAGCATCCTCTTCTCATCAAGCGTAATTCCCTCCCCGTTCTTCGGCCACTTGCCCTTGAACCCGCCCAAAGCACCGCCCGTAGCAACGACCCGATGACACGGCACCTGCGGCGCGAAAGGATTCCGACGCAGCGCGTTGCCGACGGCCCTCGGCGACGACTTGAGATGCGCCGCCAGAATGCCGTACGTCGTGATCTGACCCTTTGGTACTTGGCACAGGGCGGTCCACACCCGTTTCTCGTACGCGGTGCGATTTGAGCGAGCGATGCGGTCTAGTTGTGTCTTCATGCCTTCGCCTTCTGGGATGGATATTGAGATGATGTCGCGCGTCGCGGACGTCttcttggtggtggtggttgtcATGGCGATGGTGTAAGTGTGAGATGAGTGAGAGGGTTTTGCTGAAGGCGCCGTGGGTTTTCAGTTTTTGCTTCTTTTGTAGAAGATAGTTGCAGAGTGACGAAGAAGTGTTCTTGAGGAACAAGAAGTGATTGGAATCGAGGCATTAAGACGCGTGTGAGATTGTCTTTCTGAGTCAACGGCGAAGGTTGGGTCAAATGTCAAGACAAGGGCGCGTCACAAGCGCGACGGTCCAAGCGGGGACATTTGACGCGAACTCGCGGGGTCATGTGACTTGATACTTAACCAAGGGTGAAGCACAACTTCAACATTGGACGTCAGACAACCAAGCGAAGGTGACACAACTACGTCCGTAGCGCGCTTTACTTGACGCTTTAAAGGACAAAAACTTCAAAATCCAATTGATTTGCTTTGAGGCAGTGGGCAAAGACCAAAAAACAGGTGACGGCaaaaaagagttcaccccccCGGTGCTGATACgggggctacatctcttggtGCTCATGCTGGGAAATTTCTGGTGCTCATACTGGGATTCGAACTCGTGTAATCGTATGCGCTTagcctgtcgtcgagtaggctgGTTGGTGTAGAATTTAATTGTCGATTCACCATAAACCATTCCACCACCCAGccagtttgacctgacccATCGACCTAGACGGGCGCCTCCTGGCTGGTGACAGGAATGGACTTGGAGGGGTATATAAAGGCTCTACTGCCGATCAGATGAAATTTTGGGTGCGTATTCGTGGACCTTGAGGGATGATACATTGAGCTCTCGAGCAATGATCTTATGTGGATTTTGCATACCATAGTATTTGTACGGGTATCGGTGACATCTAGACTTTCCAGACCTGATTCCATAGTGTACTCTTTTCCCCCAAAACGCCAGAATAAGGTAACCCAGTCGTGATAAATCTGCGATTGTAACCATACCATCGCACGCTTCAACGAGTCCTCCGCAGCAAGAGACCATCCAACAGCCCCCCCCCCTGCATCCATAACCCGAGTCTCTTAATCACCAGTATCAACCTCAAGATCCAGCTGCACACCGTTGCTGACACCATAATCCTCCAGCGTAAGATTGTCCTTGAACGGCCGCTCGCCCTGGCGCTTCAGCAAGATCTCGTGCGGCTCCCGTCCGACCCGTTGCGCCACCATAATCTTGAACATCTTGACCGGGTCCGAGGCCAGACAGGGGATCGCGGCCTTGGTACCGAGGCGGTCGTTGACGTGCACGATAATCAtctcctcgccgccgcccgcAGCCGGCGCGGGTGCAGACTTTTCCTTCTTGGGCTTCGTCGGCGCATCCTTCGAGCTTGAGGCGCTGGCGGTGGGTTTGTtgtctctgtctctgtcTCTATCTCTGCCCGAGTCGCGGGGTCTGTAGTtgtcgtcgccgccgccgcggcgGTCATTGCGGCGATCTCTGTCCGAGTCGCGATCGCGGTCGCGACGGGGGGAGCGGGACCGGTTGCGGTAGCCTCGCTCGAGGCCTCTTCGTTCGTTACCGTCGTCGCGGTCGTCTCTGCGGCTCTTGTCTTTCCATCTGAAACCGCCTTGTTTCCGTGGTctgtctctgtctctgtcTCGATCGCGCCGAGGCGAGCGTGATCTTGATCGAGCTCTGTCGGCCATCTCGAGGTGGGTTGGTGGACGGTTGATGGTGGGAGATGGAAACTGCAGCGGAAGCTCAGCTTGGTGCCGTGCACTGTGACCTCACCGCTGGCCCCACAAGGTGCGGCGGGTCAGAATGGCCGCCCCGCAGAAATAATCGGATTACATAAGCCGGAAGGCCTTCATCCTCGAAGCTTCATGGGTGTCTTTTCATCATCATCGAGGAAATCAAGGCACTTGAAATACTCTGCTTTGTATGTATGATTATTGTGAAGTTTTTTCTGCCTGGGGAACTTCGACTTCTTGTATTCAGAGTCTATTCTATAGTTTGTAATGCAACCACCTAGTCCCTTTACTCGTCTAGGGCATTGGAGGAAATAGCCGTCACAAGCCTGTTTGACAGACTCTCCAGCATGTCGGTGCCTTGTGAGGATGCCTCAATCTTTGATTCCTCGATTGACTCAAGAATCGTCTTGATGCCAAGACCGATCTTGTCCGACCGAGTGTCATTGCGTATGGACTGGATGACGGTCTGAATGTCGTTGCCACCAAACATTCCTGACTGGTCCAGGACTTGGGCGAGTTCGCGTACATCAGATATGGCGGGTACCGGAATCTGTCTGCGGAAGTGCTTAAGAACACCCAAGTTGCTGAGTACGAAGCGTTCTGAGGTGGTGACCATGATGAGGATACGACGGCCCTACATGGAGTTAGTAACGATTGATCCATCTAAAAGTAGATAAGCAAGAAGAACTGAAACTGACCTTTGGTGGCTGGGTTTGGATGAGGGAAATGAGTCTGTCGAGCACCGTGTTGGAGAAGCGTGGCCCAATTGGGTTCCACTCAATGAGTTGCTCAAAGTTATCCAAAATTACGATGCTACGCTCAGACTTGTAAGCGTCGGTGAAAACCTTGGTGAGGTAGTCCTTCTTTCCAAACTCATCTCGGAAAGCAGTCAAGTGCTGAGGCGAAATGAGCTTAACAAAGGGGAAGTCTGAAAGGGAGGCGGTGTGGGCGGCCAAAGCAGTCTTGCCTGACTCCGGGGGCCCGTGAAGAAGGACTGGTATCCTGTTGAGAACATCTGACTCTTTGACTGTGTCGATGTAGCCCTGCATCGTGCGGATAATGGCGGGGATGTTGTTGTTGAACTGAAGGATTCCCATGCCAAGGGCAAACGCCAGCTCGTCTTCAGAAACACCATAAGCCGGCTTGACCTCGGTCAGTGCGTTGTCGAAATCGTCCATGGTGATCTTCATCGCGGATACATCATTCTTCATCTTAGCGCTGTTGCCGACCTCGGTGTGACGGTTGAAGGCGAACGACGTTGCAGCCTTGACGACACCAGAGATCTCGGCACCAGAGTAGTTCTTGGTGCGAGCTGCCAGTGAGGCCAGGTCAACCTTGGAATCCATAATGTTGTTGTCTCGCATCTTGGCAGTGTGAATCATGAAGATTTCCTTGCGTCCCTCTTCGTTGGGCAAGCTAATCTCCAACTGAACCTCCAAACGACCGGGACGCAGAAGCGCCTCATCGATCATGTCTTTACGGTTGGTCATACCGATGAGCAGGATGTTGTTAAGCTGGTCAACACCGTCGAGCTTGGTGAGAAGCTGGTTAACAACACTGTCACCAACACCAGTGCCGCCACCGGCACCGGAGCCTCTTTGCTTGCAGACGGCATCCAACTCATCGAAAATGATAATATGAAGACCACTCTGGTCGCCCTTCTCCTTATACTCCTTCTCAGCATCCGCAAACATCTTTCGAATGTTCTCTTCAGATTGACCGACAAACTTGTTGAGAACCTCAGGACCGTTGATAATCTTGGGCTCACGAGCGTTGAGCATCTTTCCGATTTGTCTAGCGATAAGCGTCTTTCCGGTTCCAGGGGGGCCGAAGAGCAGGATGCCCTTGACGTGCTGAATACCCAGCTTCGCTACCAGCTGGGGAGGGAAGACGCGAGAAGCAAAAGCTCTGCGGAAAATGGTGGCGAATTCGTCCTGGAGACCACCAATACCCATATCCTCAAACTTGAAGTCTGGCGAGATAATGGGGTTGGCGTTACCCTGGTGCTCACCGACCTGAAGCTTCATATCCGACTCGGCGCCCTTGAAGAAGGACAATAGCGTGTTCGTGCTGAAGAATCCGCGGGCAGAAGGGTCTGATGATGTGACGACGGCGTCGGGACCTTTGCCTCCAGCAAAAGTGATGGTCTTGACGGTAGCAAAGATCTTGAGACCTTCAATGTCCAGCAGAGTGCGCTGACCGGGGGCGAAGAAGTGCATCTGGAAGAAACGCTCAAAGACCTTGGCCAAGTATTCGTGCTTGAACTCGTAGTTGGGGTCCCTCTTCATCGAGGCCCAGGACAGCTCGAGGTCCATCGCCTCGAGGTGAGTTGCGCCTTGTCTGTTCGCATCGTACACCTCACCCTCGAAGGTGTCGGTCATTCCGATCTTCAGCCATGATCGTTGCGGGTCGGACAGACTGATGGTGCCCTCGGGGAGTTCGGGTGTTGGTCGCGCTCTGACAACGTTCTCTCGTACTGTTCCTCGGACAGGGTCTCTGGCTCGAATCAGGATGTTGATGTCCTGGCCGTCGCGGCTCGGGGCGAAGTCTCGGTAGCTGACACCTGCGCTGGGAGGGGAAGGGTTAGCAGCGGAAGAGAAGAGGGACTGCGTGTTCGAAAGATGCTTACACGTTGGCATAAATAAGCTGGGTCTGCAGGGCCTTGTCCCTGACTTTCTCGATTCTCAGCCGCACACCGGGCTGTCTCGGCGACTGCGGCTGGCCGCGGGGGAGCGGCTTCTCGGGGAAGCTCATATCTGAGGCGCTCGGTCGGTGTGGCAGAAACGATGGGATCGCTTGGTTGTGAGGTTGGTTACGATTTCGTGCGGCCGGGTTGTTCTGGTTTCTTGTTCTTGAGATGTGTTGAGGAAGACGGTGAGGATGACGGAGGGGAGGTTATGTACACTAATGGTAGGTGGAATGGTGCATGTTGGAGGGGCTGCGCGGCTTCGTCTTCGCTTCAAGTCCCCTGGGCCCGGGGAGCGCTAAACCTTGTTTGGGCCAAATGGACACAAGGCGAAGCAGGTACGTATCGAGGGGACCCTTACCTTACCCTTGCTGCAGCGAATGGCATGGAAGATGCGCTGATGCCTATGTGGATCTCACCCGTGGTTTGTAACCGTGTTCAGTCTGTTTCAACTCTGGCCAGTTTGAGGATCCAGATGTCTTCTTTGCAGAAGCGTTGCTGCCTGCGCAACTTGAGTGTAAGAGGGTGTCCAATCATTTTCAGGCGTTGACCTCGTACCATTACCTAGTATCTACGGAACGAGTCCTGTTATAAGGTAACTAAGTTTGACAAGGAAGTTGTTCCGCAAATTCCATTGTGACATGTGCAGCAGTTCCATTGACTGACGGCGGGAAGGTGCAAGTCAAAGTGAAGTGGGGCACGCAGCTGCCGTCGCCAGGCATGACCCACTTCAGGTCTCCAGCTGCCGCCTAATTAATGACGTCGATTGGCTCGAGATATAGTCTAGTCCCTTTTAGGACTCACTGGAGCTGCTCGCATTTCGGACTCACAGATTGCGAGCCATCATCCTCAT encodes:
- a CDS encoding FAD binding domain-containing protein codes for the protein MKSSAVIATAARVAAPFAAAGLLPKRVENATCRSLPGDASWPATTAWDTLNTTVSGKLIATVPIGSVCHDPNYDEAACTALQNSWTLPETHFPSSSSVMQSYFANQSCDPFTDRTLPCLLGNYVNYAVEVTSAQDVVETINFARENNIRFLVRNTGHDHLGRSTGAGALAAWTHKLKEITVTTWSDDLWSGPAIKMGAGVLGYELTEAGKTAGLVVVGGECPTVGPAGGYIQGGGHSALTTNFGMAADQALEYEVVTADGKIVTASRTENADLFWALSGGGPGTFGVVTAVTVRAYPDATIGGVGLQTAASYTTQEKWWQMLDAFHSLLPGMTDQGAMVVFLYSSSVFAINPLTAYNKTAEEAKTILQPFLDVLANLSIPYSSAATNYSSYRDHYDKWMGPLPYGHVEVESYNFGSRLVPRSVLTDTTARAAYVSAIRYGADNHGVLSAGVALNATAPAGVDNAVNPHFRKAAIHVQYSTAWSNDPADWEQMKGDQKTMTEEIIPPIEAATPGSGNYVNEADFNIPDWKEKFFGGNYDKLLTIKTKWDPSGVFYALKTVGSDKWNVAADGRMCRA
- a CDS encoding ATPase, with product MPFAAARVRNQNNPAARNRNQPHNQAIPSFLPHRPSASDMSFPEKPLPRGQPQSPRQPGVRLRIEKVRDKALQTQLIYANVAGVSYRDFAPSRDGQDINILIRARDPVRGTVRENVVRARPTPELPEGTISLSDPQRSWLKIGMTDTFEGEVYDANRQGATHLEAMDLELSWASMKRDPNYEFKHEYLAKVFERFFQMHFFAPGQRTLLDIEGLKIFATVKTITFAGGKGPDAVVTSSDPSARGFFSTNTLLSFFKGAESDMKLQVGEHQGNANPIISPDFKFEDMGIGGLQDEFATIFRRAFASRVFPPQLVAKLGIQHVKGILLFGPPGTGKTLIARQIGKMLNAREPKIINGPEVLNKFVGQSEENIRKMFADAEKEYKEKGDQSGLHIIIFDELDAVCKQRGSGAGGGTGVGDSVVNQLLTKLDGVDQLNNILLIGMTNRKDMIDEALLRPGRLEVQLEISLPNEEGRKEIFMIHTAKMRDNNIMDSKVDLASLAARTKNYSGAEISGVVKAATSFAFNRHTEVGNSAKMKNDVSAMKITMDDFDNALTEVKPAYGVSEDELAFALGMGILQFNNNIPAIIRTMQGYIDTVKESDVLNRIPVLLHGPPESGKTALAAHTASLSDFPFVKLISPQHLTAFRDEFGKKDYLTKVFTDAYKSERSIVILDNFEQLIEWNPIGPRFSNTVLDRLISLIQTQPPKGRRILIMVTTSERFVLSNLGVLKHFRRQIPVPAISDVRELAQVLDQSGMFGGNDIQTVIQSIRNDTRSDKIGLGIKTILESIEESKIEASSQGTDMLESLSNRLVTAISSNALDE